From a single Lolium rigidum isolate FL_2022 chromosome 7, APGP_CSIRO_Lrig_0.1, whole genome shotgun sequence genomic region:
- the LOC124679134 gene encoding uncharacterized protein LOC124679134, which yields MSVRIKAVVDRFVKELKEALDADIQDRVMKEREMQSYIEEREREVAEREAAWKAELSRREAEIARQEARLKVERENLEKEKSVLMGTASNQDNQDGALEITVSGEKYRCLRFSKAKK from the exons ATGTCGGTGCGGATAAAGGCGGTGGTTGACAGGTTCGTGAAGGAGCTCAAGGAGGCGCTGGACGCGGACATCCAGGACCGCGTCATGAAGGAGCGCGAGATGCAGAGCTACATCGAGGAGCGCGAGCGCGAGGTCGCCGAACGGGAGGCCGCGTGGAAGGCCGAGCTCTCCCGCCGCGAG GCTGAAATTGCGCGACAGGAGGCAAGGCTGAAAGTGGAAAGGGAGAACCTGGAGAAAGAAAAGAGCGTCCTGATGGGAACTGCTTCAAATCAGGACAACCAAGATGGTGCACTCGAGATCACCGTGAGCGGCGAAAAGTATAGGTGCCTCCGCTTCTCCAAGGCGAAGAAGTGA